DNA sequence from the Geoalkalibacter ferrihydriticus DSM 17813 genome:
CGGGCGAAATTCAACTGATCTTTGAACAGATCGGTCACAATGGCCGTTTCGCGTTCGCTCAGCCCGGCGTTGCGTGCCGATAGATAAAAACTGCCGTTGATCTCTCCCGCCAGCACCTGCTGTTCCCAGTCTCCGGGAATGACAATCTCTTCATACTCGAAATTGCCGTTGTCGGCGCGCCGGTAAACAACCCGATTGCCGGGATGGATGAACAACTCCATCTCTTGGAGGCTGCGCGACTCTTCATCCAGGTAAAAACTCAGAAGGTTGCCGGGGCGCAGGATATCCAGGGCCAGCAACGACTCGTCGGCCGAAAGCACCTGGTACATGGTCTGCTGACCGAGATCGAAACGATCGAAGATGGAACTCAGGGTGTCACCCTGGGCGATGGCGTAGGTGAGGATATTGTCGGGTTCTTCCGGAGCAGGAGGCTCCTGAAGAACCTCAATTGGGATATCCTCTGCCAGGTCGTAGAGTTCATAGGCTTTGGCTGTTTGACTCAATTGGGCGGAAGCAGGGGCATGAAACTCCAGATCCGGCGGCCCTTCAGTGCGCAGGACAAGGACTGCGAGGGCCAGAAACAAGGGCACCAGCCCCCAACGAATCAAGCGCAGCCTTTTTTTCCATTTTTGTCTGACCACAGAAGTGCGAATGGCATTCATAAAAGAGAACACCCTTTTTTGGAATTGGAGGATTAAAGGATTTGTACGCCCTTATATGTGCGGCAAAAAGGCTACTTTGTCAAGGTCTGCTAATATCGCACCGTTAATATTTTCGGAAAAATCAGAGAATCCGGATACACAGACAATCAGCTTCGGCGTAGAGGCCATCATGACCATCGGTCAAGCGACCGCGCACCAGGACTTTGCGCCCCTTGACCGAGACGATCTCCGTTTCGACCTGCGTCACCACTTCCAGCGGCAACAGCTTGCGAAAGTGAATATTGAGGTTGCCTACCACGATGGGGTGCCCGGCCGCCCAGGCCGCCAGGCCCAGCACCTCGTCGAGGACGGCCGCCATGCTGCCGCCGTGGGCATGGCCAGGTGGCCCTTCGGTCTCTTCGCCGAACCAGGCCAGGGCCACCAGGTCATTCTTGCCGTCGCGAAAATAGCGCAGGCGAAAGCGCTTGCCATGCGGATCGCCGCTGACGAAACGCAGGGACTTGCCCACCAGCGCGGGCGCGTCGAAAGGCGACCAATCGGGCTTTTGTCGCGTATCGAAATCAGGGGTTGGGTTTGAGTCCATGGGTAGCTCCTGTCCAAATGCAATCGTTTGGCCTGAGCAAATTAGTCGATCCCTTAAACAAGATCAAGAAGAGGATCAAACCGCGAAATCCGATCTCGCTTGAATCCGCAAATCGGCTTGAGGTAAAGTTCAGGAAAAAACCGGATCGGCACAAGATTTAAGCACAGCGAAAAACAAAAGAAATTCGCGACACGAGGAGAAGTACCCTTGTCTGAAAACAAATCCAAACAACCCTCTCACGAAAACGAAGAGTCTTATCCCGAGTTCGACGACCAGCGGCAGCCGCAATTGACCTTTCTGTGGTTTCTAACCCTGGTGGGCCCTTTCGTCCTGTCAGCCGGCCTGCTGGTCACCCTCTACTTCATCCATGGCTGGAATTATGTACAGGCCCTGCTGCTCGCGGCCATGGCGGTGTTTTTTTTCTTCGGCCGCTTCGTCATTTTGGGTGGCAGTGCCGGAGGCATGGAGGAAGCGACGCGCTTTTTCACCTCGGGCGAACTGGCGCTGCTGGTTTTCTACATGGACTCCATGGTCGCCTGCCTGCTGGCGTTTCACATCGGCTTTCTGTTTCGCCTGCCCTATCTCGGCACCAAGCTACGCATTCTCATGGATGACGGAAAATTCATCCTGCAGTCCCATCCCTGGATGAAACGCGCCACCTTCGCCGGTATCGTGACCTTCTGCGTTTTTCCCCTGGCCGCCACCGGCAGCGTCGGCGGCTCGATTTTCGGTCGACTGCTGGGCATGTCGCGCCTGGGCACCTTTTTCGGTGTCGTCACCGGCAGCGCCCTGGGCTGCTCGCTGATGTATTTCGGCGCCTCGCTGATCAACCGCTACCTTGATCGCGACAATCCCTGGCTGGTCATCGGCGGCATCGTTTTCGTGGTCCTGGCAATCCTGCTGCTCAACCACCGCTACCGCAAAATGAAGGCCCAGTGGTATGCCACGCAGGTTAAAGCTCCAGAGTGCCAACCCTGAAGGTGCTTAGCCGCCGAAACGTGTGTGCCAACCATCGAAGATCGCAACCTTGTCCGGGCCATGGCGCAGCAGGGCTTTGCGGACCTGCTCCACTGTTTTGACGCCGGGCACTTGACGAGGGTTTTTGCTGAAAAACAGGTCGGCATAGGTTATGATCTGCTCTTCAAGAGACAACGGCAGCATGTCGCGCACAGGCAGAGGCAGGCCCTGGTCGCGGATCTCTGCGGCACTCAGGCCCACGCCGATATGCCGCTCGCAGACCAGGGCATGGCAAGGCAGACCTTCTTTTTCAAGCAGCTTGCGCCCCTCAAGGCCATGACAGATATAGGGCAGAGTGCCCCGGCAACCGATTTGCGGGGCATGGGTTGCGCAAATCCCGATGTCGTGCAGCAGCGCCGCCTCTTCGACAAAAACGGCATCGACTTCGCTTCCCAATCGGCGGGCAATACGCACTGCCATTGCGGCCACCGCCCGACTGTGGCCGAGAAGAATGGAATAAGCAGACGATTCCGGCGCATAATATGTCTCCAGCAAACGTACGGCATCAATCATCAGGAACCTCGTAAAAATCGACCTGGAAGGTGATTCCAACCATGATCATCAAACGCGAAACCAAACCCCTGCTGCATCGGCAGAAATGTTCAGCTTGCGATTATTATACTCTCTATCGCGTTATCCCCGCAGGCGAAAAAGCCACGGACACCTGCACCCATTGCGGCCATCAGGTGACTCTGGCATGGGACAATGAGATCAGGGCCACCATCAAGAACACCGAAAAAATACTCACGGACCTTGAAGAGATCTACCCCGAAATCAAAGACCTCAAAGAGCCTGGCGATCACATCCGGCTGGATTGAATCCGCAGACCGCCCCTTCACTTTGATGAAAATGGGCAACGGCCTGCCGTTAAGAAAATGATCGACCCTAGAGAAAATCTGACCTCGAAGGTCTTGAGTTCAAAAAGCGCCTTGTGCTAATATCAAGCTTCGGTTGCGGGACCATCCGCAAAGACGAAATTTCTGGACATTTTTGGAGGAAAGACCCGTGAAAAAGTTTCTGATTCTGATGCTTGCCGGCGCCATCGCCGCTTCCCTGTTGACCGCCTGCAAAGACGAGGCGCCGAAGCCGGCCACCGCCCCTCAGGGCATGCCTGCCGCAAGCATGCCCGCCGGTCACCCCACCGCCGTGAAAGACATCAACGGCACCGTGCTGGAAACCATGGACAGCGCGGGATACACCTACGTCCATGTCGACACCGGCAAATCCAAGGTATGGGCCGCTGGTCCCCAAACCGAGGTCAAAGTCGGCGAGACCGTCGCTTTGGCGCCCGGCCAGGAAATGCACAACTTTCACGCCAACAGCCTCAACCGCACCTTTGACATGATTTTGTTCGTCCCCGCCATCCTCGTCGGTGGGGAAAGCGTCACACCCGGGCCAATGGGCGGCATGCCGAGCATGCCTGGAATGCCCGGCATGAACGGCATGAACGGCATGGGAATGCCGGGCGGCCACCCGGAAATGGGCGGCGCCCAGCCTGTGGAAATCGACTTTGCAGACCTCGTCCCCGTGGATGGCGGTCAAACCGTCGGCCAGATCTACGCTCAGAAGGACGCTTTGGCCGGACAGGAAATTCAGGTACGCGGCAAAGTGGTTCGCTTCAGCCCGCAGATCATGGGAAAAAACTGGATTCACCTGCAGGACGGCACGGATAATCAGGGCAAAGGCGACATCACCGTGACCACCAACTCCACGGCTCAGGTCGGCGACACGATTCTGGTAAGCGGCATCCTGCAAACCAACCAGGAGATTGCCCATGGCCAGGTTTATGAAGTGATCGTGCAGGACGCTCAAGTGGTTGTTGAATAAAATTCGCAACGGCTTAACGGCAACCCCCTGCAAGCCATAGAAAAACACCAAAGGCTCCCTTTTTCCATGGGGAGCCTTTGGTGTTTTCAGTCTCCGTCACTGTCCTTCAGGTACTGATACAAGTCTTCCGCCACGGAGCGCGGCAGGCCGGGCATGGCCGCGATGTCCTCCAAACCGGCCTGCCGCAACTTACGCACGCTGCCGAAATGACTGAGCAGGGCTTTGCGCCGCTCAGGGCCAATGCCCGGAACATTTTCCAGCGCCGAGCGGATAGTGGCACGACTGCGCAACTTGCGGTGATAGCCGATGGCGAAGCGATGCGCCTCGTCACGCAGTCGCTCCAGCAGAAACAGCGTCGGTGATCCGCCACGCAGCAACACCGGATTTTTTCGCCCGGGCACAAACAGCCGCTCTTCGCTGCGTTCCACCATCTTTCCCTGCATGTTGGCCACCACCCGGCTCTTGGCAATGCCGGCTGCGTCGATGCGTCCTTCCAATCCCAACTCTTCAAGAACCGCCGTCAATACCCCGAGTTGCCCCCGACCACCATCGATGAGAATAAAGTCAGGCAGTTCGTCCTCCTCCAAGCCACGCCGCAGCCGACGCAGCAGCACCTCGCGCAGCGAGGCGTAGTCGTCGGCTCCTTCAACCGTGCGAATCCGAAAGCGCCGATAAGCCGCGGGAGCCGGCTCTCCCTCCATGAGCACCGCCATGCTGCCCACGCTGTGACTGCCCTGCACGTTGGAAATATCGAAACACTCCATACGTTGCGGCAAACGCTGCAAATGCAGGCGCTCCTGAATGTCGGCCAATACCTCGCGCCGTGCCGTGCGGCGCGAGCCTCGCTCACGGAAAGACTCGGCGGCATTGCGCGCGGCCAGGTCCACCAGGTGCAGCTTGTCGCCGCGCTGCGGAGTGATAATCTGCACCTTTCGACCGCGCCGCTCGCTGAGCCATTCTTCCAAGGTCGCAGCATCGCTCAAAGCCAAAGGCACCAGGACCTGTCCGGGAATGACCACGTCACGGGCATAGTATTCGCGCAGAAATGAGGACAGAAGCTCATCATCCTCCAGACACCAGGGCTGGAGATAGCTGCGCCGACCGATCAGTTTGCCCTCGCGGATAAACAGCAAAGCGATTTCGATTTCCCCGCCTTCGCGATGCAAACCAATGACGTCCTGATCCCCGCCGCCCTCACCTACAACCTTCTGCCGCTCGACAGTGGCTTCAATGGCGCGGATCTGATCGCGCAGACGCGCCGCCTCTTCATAACGCAACTCGTTGGCCGCGGTTGCCATGCGTTCGCGCAGCACCCCAACCACTTCGGTTTCGCGCCCTGCGAGCAGAGCAATCACCCCCTGCACCAATTGCCGGTAATCCTCGCGGCTGATGCGTCCATGACAGGGCGCGCTGCATTGTCCAATCTGGTAAAACAAGCAAGGCCGCCCGCGGCGACGGCAGGTCTCCACAGGATAATGGCGCAAAGGAAAGATGCGATAGATTTCCTTGAGGGTTTCACGCACCGCCGAGCCCGAGGCATAGGGTCCGAAATAGAGCGCGCCGTCCCGACGAACCTTACGCACCGTCTGCAGTAAAGGAAACTCCTCACGCAGGTCCAGGCGGAGCGACAGATAGGTTTTGTCGTCGCGCAGGTTGATGTTGTAGCGCGGACGATGTTTCTTGATCAGGGTGTTTTCAAGAATCAGTGCCTCTTTTTCCGTGTCGGTGACAATGGTTTCAATGCGGCGGACCTTATTCATGAGAAAAGGGATCTGGCCGCGCCCATCACCGGCTGCGGAAAAATAGCTGCGCAAACGGGCACGAAGATTTTTGGCTTTGCCCACGTAGAGAATCACATCCTGGTCACCAAACATCAGGTAGACCCCGGGGGTTGTGGGAAAGCGTTTCAAATCGATGTTCTGATCAAGTAGGGTCATGATCCTCTTAAGTGTTCGGCGGCCTGTCTGGGCAAGTTTTCGCGATACTCAGACTCGCAATCCTGCGAAAAATATCCTACCCGATTTTGCGCTTCTGCAAAACAGCTCAGGCACAGTAAACGCCTTATTTTCTCGAAAACCCAAGAGACACTGTCATTACAACTACTTACCCGAATACCAATAATATGTTTCTGTATGGTATACGTTTTGCTTTGTTTAACACTGAGCGTTGTTTCCTCTCTCGGTACGCCGGTGCAGGGTCATGCGTTGAGGGACGCTCAGCTCCGCACCGGCGTACACCCATCAAGTTCTTTCCAG
Encoded proteins:
- a CDS encoding HD domain-containing protein, yielding MIDAVRLLETYYAPESSAYSILLGHSRAVAAMAVRIARRLGSEVDAVFVEEAALLHDIGICATHAPQIGCRGTLPYICHGLEGRKLLEKEGLPCHALVCERHIGVGLSAAEIRDQGLPLPVRDMLPLSLEEQIITYADLFFSKNPRQVPGVKTVEQVRKALLRHGPDKVAIFDGWHTRFGG
- a CDS encoding PaaI family thioesterase, whose protein sequence is MDSNPTPDFDTRQKPDWSPFDAPALVGKSLRFVSGDPHGKRFRLRYFRDGKNDLVALAWFGEETEGPPGHAHGGSMAAVLDEVLGLAAWAAGHPIVVGNLNIHFRKLLPLEVVTQVETEIVSVKGRKVLVRGRLTDGHDGLYAEADCLCIRIL
- the uvrC gene encoding excinuclease ABC subunit UvrC, with translation MTLLDQNIDLKRFPTTPGVYLMFGDQDVILYVGKAKNLRARLRSYFSAAGDGRGQIPFLMNKVRRIETIVTDTEKEALILENTLIKKHRPRYNINLRDDKTYLSLRLDLREEFPLLQTVRKVRRDGALYFGPYASGSAVRETLKEIYRIFPLRHYPVETCRRRGRPCLFYQIGQCSAPCHGRISREDYRQLVQGVIALLAGRETEVVGVLRERMATAANELRYEEAARLRDQIRAIEATVERQKVVGEGGGDQDVIGLHREGGEIEIALLFIREGKLIGRRSYLQPWCLEDDELLSSFLREYYARDVVIPGQVLVPLALSDAATLEEWLSERRGRKVQIITPQRGDKLHLVDLAARNAAESFRERGSRRTARREVLADIQERLHLQRLPQRMECFDISNVQGSHSVGSMAVLMEGEPAPAAYRRFRIRTVEGADDYASLREVLLRRLRRGLEEDELPDFILIDGGRGQLGVLTAVLEELGLEGRIDAAGIAKSRVVANMQGKMVERSEERLFVPGRKNPVLLRGGSPTLFLLERLRDEAHRFAIGYHRKLRSRATIRSALENVPGIGPERRKALLSHFGSVRKLRQAGLEDIAAMPGLPRSVAEDLYQYLKDSDGD
- a CDS encoding small multi-drug export protein, with translation MSENKSKQPSHENEESYPEFDDQRQPQLTFLWFLTLVGPFVLSAGLLVTLYFIHGWNYVQALLLAAMAVFFFFGRFVILGGSAGGMEEATRFFTSGELALLVFYMDSMVACLLAFHIGFLFRLPYLGTKLRILMDDGKFILQSHPWMKRATFAGIVTFCVFPLAATGSVGGSIFGRLLGMSRLGTFFGVVTGSALGCSLMYFGASLINRYLDRDNPWLVIGGIVFVVLAILLLNHRYRKMKAQWYATQVKAPECQP